A window of the Streptomyces sp. Ag109_O5-10 genome harbors these coding sequences:
- a CDS encoding cytochrome P450 has protein sequence MDASTTPPAPAAVDPAELLTDPYAGYARLREAGPVHRVAGTDGLPAWLVTRYEDVRQALADPRLSLDKAHAKPGGYRGLALPPALDANLLNMDPPDHTRVRRLVSRAFTPRRVALLREPVRVTAGALLDAMAPLGRTDLIAAYAAPLPVAVICELLGVPEEDRPDFRSWTDALVVPDPARPGRAKEAVGALLAFFAGLLARKRAEPADDLLSAMIAVRDEEDRLSEDELMSLAFLILFAGYENTVHLIGNATLALLENPGQLAALRADPARIGPAVEELVRYDGPAPLAIRRFPTEDVVIGGVTVPAGETVLLSLAAAHRDPRRFPEPDRLDLARDATGHLGLGHGIHYCLGAPLARLETEIALGALLARFPRLELDVPADRLEWRPTMRTRGLRALPVRY, from the coding sequence ATGGACGCCAGTACAACACCTCCCGCTCCGGCCGCCGTTGACCCCGCGGAGCTGCTCACCGACCCGTACGCCGGGTACGCCCGGCTGCGGGAGGCCGGGCCCGTGCACCGGGTCGCCGGCACCGACGGGCTGCCGGCCTGGCTGGTGACGCGGTACGAGGACGTACGGCAGGCCCTGGCCGACCCGCGGCTCTCCCTCGACAAGGCCCACGCCAAGCCCGGTGGTTATCGCGGGCTCGCGCTGCCGCCCGCGCTCGACGCCAACCTGCTGAACATGGACCCGCCGGACCACACCCGCGTCCGGCGCCTGGTGTCCCGGGCGTTCACGCCCCGCCGTGTCGCCCTGCTGCGCGAACCCGTCCGGGTGACCGCCGGCGCGCTGCTCGACGCGATGGCGCCCCTCGGCCGTACCGACCTGATCGCCGCCTACGCGGCGCCGCTGCCCGTCGCCGTGATCTGCGAGCTGCTGGGCGTACCCGAGGAGGACCGGCCGGACTTCCGGTCCTGGACCGACGCGCTCGTCGTCCCGGACCCCGCCCGCCCCGGGCGGGCGAAGGAGGCCGTCGGGGCGCTGCTGGCCTTCTTCGCCGGGCTGCTCGCCCGCAAGCGTGCCGAGCCCGCCGACGACCTGCTCTCCGCCATGATCGCCGTGCGGGACGAGGAGGACCGGCTCAGCGAGGACGAGTTGATGTCGCTGGCCTTCCTCATCCTGTTCGCCGGGTACGAGAACACCGTCCATCTGATCGGCAACGCCACGCTGGCCCTGCTGGAGAACCCCGGGCAGTTGGCCGCGCTGCGCGCGGATCCGGCCCGGATCGGTCCGGCCGTGGAGGAACTGGTCCGCTACGACGGGCCGGCGCCGCTCGCCATCCGCCGCTTCCCGACCGAGGACGTCGTCATCGGCGGGGTCACCGTCCCGGCGGGCGAGACGGTGCTGCTGTCCCTGGCGGCGGCCCACCGCGACCCGCGCCGCTTCCCCGAGCCCGACCGGCTCGACCTCGCCCGCGACGCCACCGGGCACCTGGGCCTCGGCCACGGCATCCACTACTGCCTGGGCGCGCCGCTGGCCCGGCTGGAGACCGAGATCGCCCTCGGCGCGCTCCTCGCACGCTTCCCCCGGCTCGAACTCGACGTCCCGGCCGACCGGTTGGAGTGGCGTCCGACGATGCGCACCCGCGGGCTGCGCGCCCTGCCCGTGCGCTACTGA